The following nucleotide sequence is from Photobacterium gaetbulicola Gung47.
GATTTCCAGCCAAATCAGTGCCTTGCAATGGCAGTAATATTGTTAACACATCATCGGCATTGGTAACCCTACCACCACTACTATCAGCAATATGATCAACCGGCCGCTCAAGCTGTGTTGTGATAGTAACTGTGACATCCCTGCCGCCCGTTTCTGCTGATATCTGAAATGTAACGACAGTATTGCCGTTACTGGTGCCAATAATTGCATTACTACCAGCATCGAAACTGAAAACAACTGGCTGTCCGCTGGAGGTTACCTCTGCATTGAGCTCTTCAAGCAAGTCAGCCAGTTGTGAGGAGTCAAAGGTGAATGAGCCGGGTTCTAGTGGCAGTGAGCCTGCATTCACGATTACTTGCGCCGAAGACTCTGAGGGATAGGTGTTCGGCACAAAGTCTGCTTCGGTAAGCTGCATCGCACCCGTTTCACCACCAGATGCGGCAAACAAAGGAGGTGATTCATCTTCAGCAGTCTCCTCCCCGCGCTCGAAGCGGGTATCAAACCCGGCTTCAGCCAAGATAGCGTCACCATCATAGTTGATGATGACAAAACCAGCATTGGCCCCCTCAACACTGCTTTCCGTTCCCGCGGCTGGCGGCGCTAAGATATCGCTGGGATCGGCTCCGGCCAGGAGCTGCTGCTGAATTGCAACCAGCTCTTGTTCGCTCAGTGCCCGCTGAGCCAAAGAGGCTTCATCAGGAAATTGGGCCAACGGCTGAATAGTCCACGTCGAGGGGAAAATTTCCAGACCGGGATCGACACCGCCAGACGGAGCCACCAGCACGCATGTCGGGCAGGGCCAATCAACCAATACCGGTTCACCATTTTGCATGACCACGTATTGTGCGCTGTTGTCTGCCAATAGCAGTTGACCGGAAGCAATACGGACACCTTCACCTGTGCCAACCGACTGGGTAGTTCCATCGGCTTGGACGATGTAGACTTCCCCTTGGCTCACCGTCAGTTCTATGCCTGCTGGGTCTTTTACACCTTCAGGGCCAGCTTCAGCATTTTCACCACTGGGTTGGATCTGTTTAGAAGATGAACCTATCGACGATGATTCCGCCATACACACTACTCTTGACTGGTGGGAGAAGAATTTTTTCCCTACAAGTCTAGTCTCGGATTCGAGCCAGCTTTCACAAACCCTAAACGGTTCTCAGCTTTTAGAATTCCCAAACTCGCTACGCCAAGACACCTCGCCGTGCTCTATTATCTTGAGCAAGTGTCTGCTCTTACCAAAGTCATAAATAACAAACAAAGCGCAGGTAAATAATAGTTTTCGTTACCACTATATGGATGTGGGTTGGCTAACGTGTCTTTCTGTACGAGGTTAAGTACGAAGGCATGACGAATAAAAGTTCTGCTATCAAGCCACAGCATCTCGATTACGTCAGAGATTCCCACTATGCCTTATTGCTAGAGGCATCCGGCCGTTCACGTCTGTTGCTTTGGTGCGTCGGGCTGTTTTTTATTGCTGCCATTATCTGGGCAGCTTATGCCCCGATCGAGCAGGTCACCCGGGGAGAGGGGAAGGTGATCCCCTCTTCGCAGCGTCAGATAATCCAAAACCTTGAAGGTGGTATCGTCAAGGCGATCTTGGTGCGCGAAGGGGAACAGGTCACCATCGGCCAACCCCTTCTCCAACTAGATGACACCCGTTTTAGAGCTGATTTCGAAGAAAAGAACCAAGATCGACTTGGTATTGAAGCCGACGGCATCCGACTCACCGCCCTCCTTAACAGCATCAAGATATCATCTCCGGACAAATCGCCCAGCAAACTCTGGCGTCAATCTGTCATCATCTCACCGACAGACCTGACGTTTCCCGAGCCTTTCCACCAGCAAAATGCCGACTTAGTAAAAAGGCAACAAAACGAATACCGTGACCAGCTCGCCAGTCTAGATAACCAGCTCACCCTGATAGCCCAGCAAATTCAGCAAAAAAGCCGCGAGTTGGAGGAAGCACAAGCCAGATTAAAAAACCAACAGCAGAGCTATTACCTCGCCAGCGAGGAATATCGCATTACCAAGCCGTTAGCCGATGAAGGCGTGGTGCCCAAGGTCGAGCTGCTAAAGCTACAGCGGCAGCTGAATGAGTCACTTCGTGAGGTGACCTCAACCAAGCTGCAGCTCCCGGCCATGAAAGCAGCACTGAACGAGGCTGTTTTCAAACGACTTGATATTGCCCTCAACTTTCGCTCGGAGATTCAATCGGAGCTCAACCAGAGCGCCGATAAACTCGCTGTACTGAACCAATCGCATCTGGGCTTGCAGGACAAGGTGACACGAACCCTCGTCACCTCCCCCGTCAATGGCACGGTACAAAAAATCCATATCAACACGCTCGGCGGTGTTATCCAGCCAGGCATGGATCTTATCGAGGTGATCCCAACCGAAGACAGCTTGTTGGTAGAAGCGAAAATTTCCCCGCGGGATATCGGCTTTCTAAGGCCAGGATTAACCGCCGTAGTCAAATTCACCGCCTATGATTTCACCCAGTATGGCGGCCTGACCGGCACACTCGAGCATATCAGCGCTGATACCCAGATTGATGATGAAGGCCACAGTTATTACCAGATACGGATCCGGACCGAAGACACGGACTTTACCGATCAGGCAGGGCAGCCTCTGCCCATTATCCCTGGGATGAACGCGGTAGCGGATATCATTACCGGCGAGAAGACCGTCTTGCAGTATTTACTCAATCCAGTGCTGAAAGCACAACAAACAGCGCTCCGAGAGTGATCATTTTAAGGACTGCCTCCGATGACGACGATACCCAAACCAGTTTTGCTCCCGCCGTGCTGTCTCAAGCTAACTCTGATAGTCAGCCTGCTGCTGGCGCCCAATGCAATAGGTCAATCGCTGGAGCAAGCCGTGGCCGATACACTCACGACCAACCCTGAAATCAAACGGGCTTACAATGCGTTCATGAGCCTGAACCAAGCCACCCGCTCAGCGGTTGGTGACTACTTACCCTCTGTCGATCTCGAGACCAGTGTCGGCTACGAGGATTACGACAATAGCACCAACAGCACCGGGGACTATGAGCCGCTCGATGCCAGCATCAGTTTGCGCCAACTGATCTGGGATGGTTCTATTACCTATCATGATATCCAGCGCAACAAGGCCGAAGCCGAAGCGCAGCGCTACCAGTTGCTAGCGGATGCGCAAGACAAGGCCCTGCGGGTGACAGAAATATACCTAAATACTCTTGAAGCCCAGGAAGTGTTGACCCTGTCGCAATCCAATTATGCCGTGCACCAGAGGATATTCACTGACATCAAGAAACGCACGGATTCCGGTATTGGCTCAACCGCTGATTTGGCCCAGATTGAGGGGCGACTCGCCCGCTCGCGCTCCAACCTCATTGCCGCCGAGAACAACCTTCAGGATAAAATCACCGAATTCTACCGTGAAGTGGGCAGCAATCCCGTCAACCTCGAGAAACCAGAGGTCGACCAGAACTACATTCCCACTTCACTCGACAACGCTCTCAATCAGGCCAAAGACAACAACCCGGTATTGTTTGTCGCCAAAAACGATATCGATGCCGCTAATTACCAATACAAGCAAGCAAAAGGGAACTTCTACCCAACCTTCTCTATCGAAGCCTCCCAAGAATGGGGCGAGGACTTAGACGGTACCCCCGGCCATACCGATGAGTTCAAGGCGATGCTGAAAATGGAGTACAACCTATACAACGGCGGTTCCGATCTGGCCGACAGCCGCCGCGCCGCCTACCAGCTCAGCCAGTCCAAAGATGTCCGTGACCGCGCATACCGACTGCTGGAAGAGAGTACCCGTCTGGCCTGGAGCGGCATGGAACTCGCACTCAGCCAAACCCAATACCTGCAACAGCATGTCGATGCTTCGGCTCGCACCGTTATCGCCTACGAAAAGCAATTTAAGATCGGCAAGCGCACCTTGCTCGATGTACTCAACACCGAAAACGAACTGTTCGAAGCAAGGAAAGCCTATCTCGGCGCCCACTATGCCGGCATTCTGGCCAAATACCGGGTGCTGAACGCAACGGGGCAATTGTTGGAAGAAATGCGGGTTGATGTGCCCAGCCAGTGGTCGGAATCGGTACGCTAGGGAGAACCATGATGAGAACCTGCACCAACGCGTTATTGAGGTTACTCGCCAGTATCTTGGTACTGATAACCGT
It contains:
- a CDS encoding HlyD family secretion protein (COG0845); protein product: MTNKSSAIKPQHLDYVRDSHYALLLEASGRSRLLLWCVGLFFIAAIIWAAYAPIEQVTRGEGKVIPSSQRQIIQNLEGGIVKAILVREGEQVTIGQPLLQLDDTRFRADFEEKNQDRLGIEADGIRLTALLNSIKISSPDKSPSKLWRQSVIISPTDLTFPEPFHQQNADLVKRQQNEYRDQLASLDNQLTLIAQQIQQKSRELEEAQARLKNQQQSYYLASEEYRITKPLADEGVVPKVELLKLQRQLNESLREVTSTKLQLPAMKAALNEAVFKRLDIALNFRSEIQSELNQSADKLAVLNQSHLGLQDKVTRTLVTSPVNGTVQKIHINTLGGVIQPGMDLIEVIPTEDSLLVEAKISPRDIGFLRPGLTAVVKFTAYDFTQYGGLTGTLEHISADTQIDDEGHSYYQIRIRTEDTDFTDQAGQPLPIIPGMNAVADIITGEKTVLQYLLNPVLKAQQTALRE
- a CDS encoding putative agglutination protein (COG1538) produces the protein MTTIPKPVLLPPCCLKLTLIVSLLLAPNAIGQSLEQAVADTLTTNPEIKRAYNAFMSLNQATRSAVGDYLPSVDLETSVGYEDYDNSTNSTGDYEPLDASISLRQLIWDGSITYHDIQRNKAEAEAQRYQLLADAQDKALRVTEIYLNTLEAQEVLTLSQSNYAVHQRIFTDIKKRTDSGIGSTADLAQIEGRLARSRSNLIAAENNLQDKITEFYREVGSNPVNLEKPEVDQNYIPTSLDNALNQAKDNNPVLFVAKNDIDAANYQYKQAKGNFYPTFSIEASQEWGEDLDGTPGHTDEFKAMLKMEYNLYNGGSDLADSRRAAYQLSQSKDVRDRAYRLLEESTRLAWSGMELALSQTQYLQQHVDASARTVIAYEKQFKIGKRTLLDVLNTENELFEARKAYLGAHYAGILAKYRVLNATGQLLEEMRVDVPSQWSESVR